From a single Micrococcales bacterium genomic region:
- the cydB gene encoding cytochrome d ubiquinol oxidase subunit II: protein MELQQVWIILIAVLWVGYFVLEGFDFGVGILLPVIGKNEAERRTMLTTLGPVWDGNEVWLLVAGGATFAAFPEWYATLFSGFYLPLLLILVGLILRGVAFEYRSKRSSSVWRKRWDIAIVVGSFLPALLWGVAFANIVRGVPMKAGAFGNSLYDGGFFNLLNPYALVGGLTTLTLFMTHGAVFLALKTDGEIRVRANRVAGQVGLVATVIAVIFLLWTQLAYSDKAWTWALVVVAAVAWLAGLAMNRAGREGWSFLFSAITLGGAVIYLFSVLYPNVMPASNDPALSLTIWNASSTDYTLKIMTIVAVVFTPIVLAYQGWTYWVFRKRVSPSQITDAGEGSLDLPGEKVRA from the coding sequence ATGGAACTCCAACAAGTCTGGATCATCCTCATCGCGGTGCTCTGGGTGGGCTACTTCGTCCTCGAGGGCTTCGACTTCGGTGTGGGCATTCTGCTGCCGGTGATCGGCAAGAACGAGGCCGAGCGGCGCACGATGCTCACCACGCTGGGCCCGGTGTGGGACGGCAACGAGGTCTGGTTGCTCGTCGCCGGTGGCGCCACGTTCGCCGCCTTCCCGGAGTGGTACGCCACTCTGTTCAGCGGCTTCTACCTGCCTCTGCTGCTCATCCTCGTGGGCCTGATTCTGCGCGGCGTGGCCTTCGAGTACCGCAGCAAGCGCTCGAGTTCGGTGTGGCGCAAGCGGTGGGACATCGCCATCGTGGTCGGATCCTTCCTCCCGGCGCTGCTGTGGGGCGTGGCTTTCGCCAACATCGTGCGCGGCGTGCCGATGAAGGCCGGTGCGTTCGGCAACAGCCTGTACGACGGGGGGTTCTTCAACCTGCTGAACCCGTACGCGCTGGTCGGTGGACTCACGACCCTGACCCTTTTCATGACCCACGGCGCGGTCTTCCTCGCGCTGAAGACCGACGGTGAGATCCGGGTGCGCGCAAACCGCGTGGCCGGGCAGGTGGGGCTGGTCGCGACGGTCATCGCCGTGATCTTCCTGCTCTGGACGCAACTGGCCTACAGCGACAAGGCGTGGACGTGGGCGCTGGTGGTCGTCGCGGCCGTGGCGTGGCTGGCGGGGCTGGCCATGAACCGCGCCGGGCGTGAGGGCTGGTCGTTCCTGTTCAGCGCGATCACCCTCGGCGGTGCCGTGATCTACCTGTTCAGCGTGCTGTACCCGAACGTCATGCCGGCGTCGAACGACCCGGCGCTGTCGCTGACGATCTGGAACGCGAGCAGCACCGACTACACCTTGAAGATCATGACGATCGTCGCTGTGGTGTTCACCCCGATAGTGCTGGCCTACCAGGGCTGGACGTACTGGGTGTTCCGCAAGCGCGTGTCGCCGTCCCAGATCACTGATGCCGGGGAGGGATCGCTGGATCTGCCGGGCGAGAAGGTCCGAGCCTGA
- a CDS encoding protein kinase gives MLNGSPAAQLTDVDPRRLGKWEVQSRIGSGGMGVVYKAVHGEDVAAVKVVRPGLLDDPQVAARFEREAQVLRSVHDAHISRFLDADIAGTPAWLATEYIPGPNLRDAVSIWGPLTSERWWELARGLAQALAVLEIHGIAHRDIKPANVIISERGPVLIDFGIAHPEDATSLTATGIVTGSPAWLSPEQANLSELTAASDVFSLGSLLAFAATGRPPFGQGATVAVLMNIQRGEADLAGIDPTRRALLGRMLAKDPKRRPSAREVLDIARSVDAHADSTVSLTPPAHTTQPIRPAGATASRTSLSWHKPAAVVAAGLLAAVVGYLGVSAVNSGGDTPAPSDRQSQPAQQQGVQQAPAFPGSDQLRSGDWLLSQYAITQDNGKLVINGTVVNSGDRAASTELTVYYYVDGKAVAVASGSTGEVPAGGSTSVTLSSQDAWQPGNPVLVVEAS, from the coding sequence ATGCTGAACGGCTCGCCCGCAGCACAACTCACCGACGTCGATCCCCGGCGCCTGGGGAAATGGGAAGTTCAATCGCGCATCGGGTCCGGCGGCATGGGCGTGGTCTACAAGGCCGTGCACGGCGAGGACGTCGCGGCGGTGAAGGTGGTGCGACCCGGGCTGCTCGACGACCCGCAGGTCGCAGCCCGCTTCGAGCGTGAGGCGCAGGTCCTGCGCTCGGTGCACGACGCCCACATCAGCCGTTTCCTCGACGCCGACATCGCGGGCACCCCGGCGTGGCTGGCCACCGAGTACATACCGGGTCCGAACCTGCGGGACGCTGTGTCGATCTGGGGTCCGCTGACGTCCGAACGCTGGTGGGAACTCGCCCGCGGTCTGGCCCAAGCGCTGGCCGTGCTGGAGATCCACGGGATCGCCCACCGGGACATCAAGCCCGCGAACGTCATCATCTCCGAGCGCGGCCCGGTCCTCATCGACTTCGGCATCGCGCACCCCGAGGACGCCACGTCGCTGACCGCAACCGGCATCGTCACCGGCAGCCCCGCCTGGCTGTCACCGGAGCAAGCCAACCTCTCCGAACTGACGGCAGCCAGTGACGTGTTCTCCCTGGGTTCGCTGCTGGCCTTCGCGGCCACTGGCCGGCCGCCTTTCGGGCAGGGGGCGACCGTCGCCGTGCTGATGAACATCCAGCGCGGCGAGGCCGATCTCGCCGGCATCGACCCGACCCGGCGGGCGCTGCTCGGGCGGATGCTGGCCAAGGATCCGAAACGGCGCCCGAGCGCACGCGAGGTGCTGGACATCGCCCGCAGCGTGGACGCCCACGCGGACAGCACCGTGTCCCTGACCCCCCCGGCACACACGACCCAGCCCATCCGGCCCGCGGGTGCCACCGCCAGCCGAACCTCGTTGTCATGGCACAAGCCCGCGGCGGTGGTCGCAGCCGGCCTGCTGGCGGCCGTCGTCGGCTACCTGGGCGTCAGCGCCGTCAACTCCGGCGGGGACACCCCGGCACCGTCAGACCGGCAGAGTCAGCCCGCGCAGCAGCAAGGCGTGCAGCAGGCACCGGCCTTCCCGGGTTCCGACCAGTTGCGCTCGGGCGACTGGCTGCTGTCGCAGTACGCGATCACGCAGGACAACGGGAAGCTGGTCATCAACGGCACGGTCGTGAACTCCGGCGACCGGGCTGCCAGCACCGAACTGACGGTCTACTACTACGTCGACGGCAAGGCGGTGGCCGTCGCGTCCGGCTCCACCGGCGAGGTGCCGGCCGGGGGCAGCACGTCGGTGACCCTGTCCAGCCAGGATGCCTGGCAACCGGGCAACCCGGTGCTGGTGGTCGAGGCTTCCTAG
- the hisC gene encoding histidinol-phosphate transaminase, which translates to MADGVRLREMLTDLPEYRAGQRPAPRTDLVTYKLSSNENPAGAHESVLATLPDSAVHLYPDPGSTELLAALAQYTGVRADRLAVGCGSVSLCQNAVQITADPGDEVVYAWRSFESYPIVTAISGARPVTVPLTAAARHDVQALAAAVGERTRLLFLCTPNNPTGPALTHAEVLWLLDNTPDDLLVVIDEAYHEYVTAPEAVCALEIAQAHPNVLLLRTFSKAFGLAGLRVGYGIGSTQVIAAMRKVATPFGVSGPAQAAATRALQPAGLAHMYRTVAATVAERDRLAAGLRATGWTVPDSQANFVWVGTPDAADVTAHLERHGLTVRPFAGEGIRVSVGPREANDRVLEALGGGPANRVMARGDYPQ; encoded by the coding sequence ATGGCCGATGGTGTGCGCCTGCGTGAGATGCTGACCGACCTGCCCGAATACCGGGCCGGTCAGCGCCCGGCACCCCGGACGGATCTGGTCACCTACAAGCTGTCCTCCAACGAGAATCCGGCGGGTGCCCACGAGAGCGTGCTGGCCACCCTTCCGGACAGCGCTGTGCACCTCTACCCGGACCCGGGCAGCACCGAGCTGCTGGCCGCGCTCGCGCAGTACACCGGGGTTCGTGCCGATCGGTTGGCGGTCGGCTGCGGGTCGGTGTCGTTGTGCCAGAACGCGGTGCAGATCACCGCGGATCCCGGTGACGAGGTCGTGTACGCCTGGCGGTCCTTCGAGTCCTACCCGATCGTGACTGCGATCAGCGGCGCCCGGCCGGTGACCGTCCCGCTGACGGCCGCCGCCCGCCACGACGTGCAAGCGCTGGCCGCGGCGGTCGGTGAGCGCACCCGATTGCTGTTCCTGTGCACCCCGAACAACCCGACCGGCCCGGCATTGACCCACGCCGAGGTGCTGTGGCTGCTGGACAACACCCCGGACGACCTACTGGTAGTGATCGACGAGGCGTACCACGAGTACGTGACGGCCCCGGAGGCGGTGTGCGCGCTCGAGATCGCGCAGGCCCACCCGAATGTGCTCCTGCTCAGGACGTTCTCGAAGGCGTTCGGACTGGCCGGGCTGCGGGTGGGCTATGGGATCGGTAGCACGCAGGTGATCGCCGCGATGCGCAAGGTGGCCACGCCGTTCGGCGTCTCCGGGCCGGCGCAGGCGGCCGCTACCCGCGCCCTGCAGCCCGCTGGCCTGGCCCACATGTACCGCACGGTTGCGGCGACGGTGGCAGAACGCGACCGGTTGGCTGCCGGGCTGCGGGCCACCGGTTGGACCGTGCCGGACAGCCAGGCCAATTTCGTGTGGGTGGGAACCCCCGATGCCGCGGATGTGACCGCGCACCTGGAGCGCCACGGGCTGACCGTGCGGCCGTTCGCCGGGGAGGGGATCCGGGTGTCAGTGGGTCCTCGCGAGGCCAACGACCGGGTGCTCGAGGCCCTGGGCGGTGGGCCGGCCAACCGGGTGATGGCACGCGGGGATTACCCACAGTGA
- a CDS encoding DUF4126 domain-containing protein, translating into MTGLGLAAAAGLNAYIPLVIVGFLQYFDVVDFGSPFDNLANPWVLGVLVVLLLVEVLADKIPAVDSVNDVIQTVVRPAAGAVLFAASTSLGTDIPPVVSLIAGLITAGTVHGTKAAVRPVLNAGSAGVAAPVVSTGEDIVSTALAFAAILAPFLVLLALVAFVWLVVRWLRRRRREPLPG; encoded by the coding sequence CTGACCGGCCTCGGCCTTGCTGCCGCCGCCGGCCTGAACGCGTACATCCCGCTGGTGATCGTGGGCTTCCTGCAGTACTTCGACGTCGTGGATTTCGGGTCGCCGTTCGACAACCTCGCCAATCCGTGGGTGCTCGGTGTACTGGTGGTTCTCCTGCTCGTCGAGGTCCTCGCCGACAAGATCCCTGCCGTCGACTCGGTCAACGACGTGATCCAGACCGTGGTGCGCCCCGCCGCGGGTGCCGTCCTGTTCGCGGCCAGCACCAGTCTGGGTACCGACATCCCGCCGGTGGTCTCATTGATCGCCGGGCTCATCACCGCCGGCACAGTGCACGGTACGAAGGCCGCCGTGCGCCCGGTGCTCAACGCGGGTTCGGCCGGCGTCGCTGCGCCGGTCGTGAGCACTGGGGAGGACATCGTGTCCACGGCGCTGGCTTTCGCGGCGATCCTCGCCCCGTTCCTGGTGCTGCTGGCACTCGTGGCCTTCGTGTGGTTGGTCGTGCGGTGGTTGCGCAGGCGGCGGCGCGAACCGCTGCCGGGCTAG
- a CDS encoding helix-turn-helix transcriptional regulator → MDEAASLGVLIGERVRSERKRRTWTLDQLAQRSGVSRRMLVTIEQGGTNPSIATLLRLSDALGVGLPALVAPGPTSSVTINRKADRKTLWNSEAGGAAYLTAGTAAPEVLELWDWHLGPGDDYRGEAHSPGTRELLSVLKGTVRLTVAGESWDLRVGDAASFIGDVPHGYANPGTSPARFALTVFEPPRTGAER, encoded by the coding sequence ATGGATGAGGCCGCCTCTCTGGGAGTGCTGATCGGCGAGCGCGTGCGCAGCGAACGCAAGCGCCGCACGTGGACGCTGGACCAGCTCGCCCAGCGCTCCGGGGTCAGCCGCCGCATGCTCGTGACCATTGAACAGGGCGGCACCAACCCCAGCATCGCCACCCTGCTGCGGCTCAGCGACGCGCTCGGCGTAGGGCTGCCGGCGCTCGTCGCACCCGGGCCGACCAGCAGCGTCACCATCAACCGCAAGGCCGACCGCAAGACGCTGTGGAACAGCGAGGCGGGCGGGGCCGCCTACTTGACCGCCGGGACCGCCGCGCCGGAGGTGCTCGAGTTATGGGACTGGCACCTCGGCCCCGGGGACGACTACCGCGGCGAGGCACACTCCCCGGGCACCCGCGAGCTGCTGAGCGTGCTCAAAGGCACCGTCCGGCTCACCGTCGCGGGCGAGTCCTGGGACCTGCGTGTCGGCGACGCTGCCTCGTTCATCGGTGATGTCCCGCACGGTTACGCCAACCCCGGCACGTCTCCCGCCCGCTTCGCACTCACCGTCTTCGAACCCCCCAGAACAGGAGCCGAACGATGA
- a CDS encoding SpoIIE family protein phosphatase: protein MTLRARIWLLLLVALTMVLLAAFALRSGYTTVAGTTTTVSTRLQPASDSVAALNTALAEMDSSVTSYALTGDVTELGTYVEGSAQATAEFENLRVLLAGQRELSRLLRETIHAHGTWKRQGTRPIIEATRTGDREQARQLVRSGTSRNLYNDVRTYTRTLDQEIRDQAARAQRTQQEQFVRLSRILNVSILLFFGLLAAFSTLLLRGVLRPLKELQVQLVDVAQESNHETPIAASGPPELRDVGQDAETMRRELVREVDSARQAHEGLAQQSPVVAAIRAELSDSHAQPVEGLDVAGVQEPAEGVLAGDWWSAQVLLDGRLAITLTDVSGHGPEPGMEALRLKHVLELSLAQNADPATALRLAAAGFRTAARFATCIIAVIDPRTGDLTWANAGHPPAWLVSGDTTAELTTTGPLLSVLGGTWTNHRASMPVGTLLVLWTDGLTESRDGHGVELGDDGLAGLVAGAMATEATSAGFVAYLLAAARARALDWRRDDVTCVAVRRA, encoded by the coding sequence GTGACGTTGCGCGCCCGTATCTGGCTCCTGCTGCTGGTCGCGCTCACGATGGTCCTGCTGGCCGCCTTCGCGTTGCGCTCGGGGTACACGACCGTGGCCGGCACAACCACCACCGTCTCGACCCGGTTGCAACCAGCCTCCGACTCCGTGGCCGCCTTGAACACCGCGCTGGCTGAGATGGACTCCTCGGTCACGTCGTACGCCCTCACCGGCGACGTCACCGAGCTGGGCACCTACGTCGAGGGCTCTGCGCAGGCGACAGCCGAGTTCGAGAACCTGCGCGTCCTGCTGGCAGGCCAGCGGGAACTGTCCCGGCTGCTGCGCGAGACCATCCACGCACACGGCACCTGGAAGCGCCAAGGCACCCGTCCGATCATCGAGGCCACCCGCACCGGGGACCGGGAGCAGGCCCGTCAGCTCGTGCGATCGGGCACCAGCCGCAACCTCTACAACGACGTTCGGACGTACACGCGCACTCTCGACCAGGAGATCCGCGACCAGGCCGCCCGGGCCCAGCGGACCCAGCAGGAGCAGTTCGTCCGCCTGTCCCGCATCCTCAACGTCAGCATCCTGCTGTTCTTCGGGTTGCTCGCGGCCTTCTCGACGCTGCTCCTGCGAGGGGTGCTGCGCCCGCTGAAGGAGTTGCAGGTGCAGTTGGTGGACGTCGCGCAGGAGAGCAACCACGAGACGCCCATCGCGGCCTCCGGGCCCCCGGAGTTGCGTGACGTCGGGCAGGATGCCGAAACGATGCGGCGCGAACTCGTCCGGGAGGTCGACAGTGCCCGGCAGGCCCACGAGGGCCTCGCCCAGCAGAGCCCGGTGGTCGCGGCGATCCGGGCCGAACTGTCCGACAGCCACGCGCAGCCGGTCGAGGGTCTCGACGTCGCGGGTGTGCAGGAGCCTGCCGAAGGAGTGCTGGCTGGGGACTGGTGGAGCGCGCAGGTGCTGCTCGACGGTCGACTGGCGATCACGCTCACCGACGTCAGCGGCCACGGCCCCGAGCCGGGGATGGAGGCCCTGCGGCTCAAGCACGTACTGGAGCTGTCCTTGGCGCAGAACGCGGATCCGGCGACCGCCCTGCGGCTGGCGGCTGCCGGATTCCGGACCGCCGCCCGCTTCGCCACCTGCATCATCGCCGTGATCGATCCGCGCACCGGCGACCTCACCTGGGCCAACGCCGGACACCCCCCGGCGTGGCTCGTGAGCGGAGACACGACCGCTGAACTGACGACCACCGGTCCCCTGCTGAGCGTCCTGGGCGGGACGTGGACCAACCACCGGGCGTCGATGCCCGTCGGGACGTTGCTGGTGCTGTGGACCGACGGCCTCACCGAATCCCGCGACGGCCACGGCGTCGAACTCGGGGACGACGGACTCGCCGGACTCGTGGCCGGCGCGATGGCCACCGAGGCGACGTCGGCGGGTTTCGTCGCGTATCTGCTGGCGGCGGCCCGCGCCCGTGCGCTGGACTGGCGGCGCGACGACGTCACCTGCGTGGCGGTGCGGCGGGCTTGA
- a CDS encoding antibiotic biosynthesis monooxygenase, translated as MYEIAFIFQPGTYDDDFHRLDAQIAAAAEATPGYIGVRNWQSADGLVRNAVYRWEHLDNLKDFSRSTAHLQAKKEYARWYDGYEIVISQVMTTYGDGRLELA; from the coding sequence GTGTACGAGATCGCCTTCATCTTCCAGCCGGGCACCTACGACGACGACTTCCACCGGCTCGACGCGCAGATTGCCGCCGCCGCAGAAGCGACACCGGGCTACATCGGTGTGCGCAACTGGCAATCTGCCGACGGACTGGTGCGCAACGCCGTCTACCGCTGGGAGCACCTGGACAACTTGAAGGACTTCTCCCGGTCCACCGCGCACCTGCAGGCGAAGAAGGAGTACGCCCGCTGGTACGACGGCTACGAGATCGTCATCTCCCAGGTCATGACCACCTACGGGGACGGCCGCCTCGAGCTGGCCTGA
- a CDS encoding NADPH-dependent 2,4-dienoyl-CoA reductase codes for MPESPYPHLLAPLDLGFVTLPNRVLMGSMHVGLEEAADGFERMAAFYAERARGGVGLIVTGGIAPNGEGRPWQMGAALTTPAEAAQHRIVTEAVHEAGGRIAMQILHFGRYAYHPELVGPSPIQAPISAFVPHEMTAQTIEKTIADFARCAALAQDAGYDGVEIMGSEGYLINEFIAERTNQRTDEWGGSYANRMRFPLEIVRRVRERVGDDFIIIFRLSMLDLVEGGSTLPEVVDLAQALEAAGVTILNTGIGWHEARIPTIATSVPRAAFTWVTEELKGKVGIPLVTSNRINTPEVAEQVLASGQADMVSMARPFLADPEFVNKAAAGKADRINTCIACNQACLDHTFQLQLTSCLVNPRACHETVLTIEAATTPRRIAVVGSGPGGLAAAVTAAERGHEVTLFEADDQIGGQFNYAAQIPGKEEFHETLRYFRNALVDAGVTVRLGIRAGVEDLTDFDEVVLATGVAPRIPDVPGIDHPKVLTYLQVLRDHVEVGKTVAIMGAGGIGFDVAEYLTQAGPSATLEPGLFYAQWGIDRTHTHRGGLVPAQQEAPARQVTLLQRKATKVGKGLGKTTGWIHRTELKKRGVQMVPGVTYLGIDDAGLHFEVDGHPQVLDVETVVVCTGQEPQRELLDGLHAAGVPVQVIGGADVAAELDAKRAIKQGTEVAAAL; via the coding sequence ATGCCCGAATCGCCCTATCCGCACCTGCTCGCCCCGCTCGACCTCGGTTTCGTCACGCTGCCCAACCGCGTACTCATGGGCTCCATGCACGTCGGCCTCGAGGAGGCCGCTGACGGCTTCGAGCGGATGGCCGCCTTCTACGCCGAGCGCGCCCGCGGCGGGGTGGGGCTGATCGTGACCGGTGGCATCGCCCCCAACGGGGAGGGCCGGCCCTGGCAGATGGGAGCCGCCCTCACCACCCCTGCGGAGGCCGCCCAGCACCGGATCGTCACCGAGGCGGTGCATGAAGCCGGCGGGCGGATCGCGATGCAGATCCTGCATTTCGGCCGGTACGCCTACCACCCGGAACTGGTGGGCCCGAGCCCCATCCAGGCGCCGATCTCGGCCTTCGTCCCGCACGAGATGACCGCCCAGACGATCGAGAAGACCATCGCGGACTTCGCCCGGTGCGCGGCGCTGGCCCAGGACGCCGGGTACGACGGCGTGGAGATCATGGGCTCCGAGGGCTACCTCATCAACGAGTTCATCGCCGAGCGGACCAACCAGCGCACCGACGAGTGGGGCGGCTCCTACGCCAACCGGATGCGTTTCCCGCTCGAGATCGTGCGCCGGGTGCGGGAACGGGTGGGCGACGACTTCATCATCATCTTCCGGCTGTCCATGCTCGACCTTGTCGAGGGCGGCTCCACACTGCCCGAGGTGGTCGATCTGGCCCAGGCGCTGGAGGCCGCCGGCGTGACGATCCTCAACACCGGCATCGGCTGGCACGAGGCGCGCATCCCGACCATCGCCACCAGCGTCCCCCGCGCCGCGTTCACCTGGGTGACCGAGGAACTCAAGGGCAAGGTCGGCATCCCCCTGGTCACCAGCAACCGGATCAACACCCCGGAGGTGGCCGAGCAGGTGCTCGCGTCCGGGCAGGCCGACATGGTGTCCATGGCGCGGCCTTTCCTGGCCGACCCCGAGTTCGTGAACAAGGCGGCCGCCGGGAAGGCCGACCGGATCAACACCTGCATCGCGTGCAACCAGGCCTGTCTGGACCACACGTTCCAGTTGCAGCTCACGTCGTGCCTGGTGAACCCGCGGGCCTGCCACGAGACGGTGCTGACCATCGAAGCGGCGACCACACCCCGGCGGATCGCGGTGGTCGGATCCGGGCCCGGTGGCCTGGCCGCGGCCGTCACCGCCGCCGAGCGCGGGCACGAGGTCACGCTGTTCGAGGCCGACGACCAGATCGGCGGGCAGTTCAACTACGCCGCCCAGATCCCCGGCAAGGAGGAGTTCCACGAGACGCTGCGGTACTTCCGCAACGCGCTGGTGGACGCCGGGGTGACGGTGCGGCTGGGCATCCGGGCAGGAGTCGAGGATCTGACCGATTTCGACGAGGTTGTGCTCGCGACGGGGGTGGCCCCGCGCATTCCGGACGTGCCGGGGATCGACCACCCCAAGGTGCTCACCTACTTGCAGGTCCTGCGCGACCACGTCGAGGTGGGCAAGACGGTCGCCATCATGGGGGCCGGCGGTATCGGGTTCGACGTCGCGGAGTACCTCACCCAGGCCGGGCCGAGTGCGACGCTGGAGCCCGGCCTCTTCTACGCCCAGTGGGGCATCGACCGCACCCACACCCACCGCGGCGGACTGGTGCCGGCCCAGCAGGAGGCCCCCGCCCGGCAGGTGACACTGTTGCAGCGCAAAGCCACCAAGGTCGGGAAGGGCCTGGGCAAGACCACCGGCTGGATCCACCGCACGGAACTCAAGAAGCGAGGCGTGCAGATGGTGCCCGGCGTCACCTACCTGGGGATCGACGACGCCGGCCTGCATTTCGAGGTGGACGGGCATCCGCAGGTGCTGGACGTCGAGACCGTCGTGGTGTGCACAGGGCAGGAGCCGCAGCGGGAGTTGCTGGACGGGCTGCATGCGGCCGGCGTGCCGGTGCAGGTGATCGGCGGAGCGGACGTGGCGGCTGAACTCGACGCGAAACGGGCGATCAAGCAGGGAACCGAGGTCGCGGCCGCGCTGTGA
- a CDS encoding cytochrome ubiquinol oxidase subunit I has protein sequence MSALDLSRWQFAITTVYHFLFVPITIGTSFLVAGMQTAWVRTGNEKWLRATKFFGKLFLINFAMGVVTGIVQEFQFGMNWSDYSRFVGDVFGAPLAMEGLLAFFLESTFLGLWIFGWDRLPKKLHLATIWLAATGTLISAYFILAANSFMQHPVGYEFNPQTQRAEMNDIGQVLFQPLAVITFTHVITMSFMVAGLFVAGISAWVLFKGRATDVMRSTLKLGAITTIVAFIGVGLTGDMQATKMVEIQPMKMSAAEALWESAAPAPFSVFTIGTLDGSEEVFSLTIPHGLSLLATHSWDGEVQGINQLEAQYQEQFGEQFGLDSYKPNIPMAYWNFRIMMGAGFVGVLIAIWLLWVTRKGRTPTTKWFPRLALFGIAMPLLGSSTGWIFTEMGRQPWVVFGLMPTSMGVSPTVSALQVWISVVVFTLLYGALAVVEVGLLMRAVKIGPPDSVEHTYPDKVGEDRPLTVTY, from the coding sequence ATGAGCGCGCTGGATCTGTCGCGATGGCAGTTCGCCATCACCACCGTGTACCACTTCCTCTTCGTGCCGATCACCATTGGAACGTCCTTCCTGGTCGCCGGCATGCAGACGGCGTGGGTGCGCACGGGCAACGAGAAGTGGCTTCGGGCCACGAAGTTCTTCGGGAAACTGTTCCTTATCAACTTCGCGATGGGGGTTGTGACCGGCATCGTGCAGGAGTTCCAGTTCGGCATGAACTGGAGCGACTACAGCCGGTTCGTCGGGGATGTCTTCGGAGCGCCGCTGGCCATGGAGGGCCTGCTGGCGTTCTTCCTGGAATCCACCTTCCTCGGGTTGTGGATCTTCGGCTGGGACCGATTGCCGAAGAAGCTGCACCTGGCCACGATCTGGCTGGCCGCGACGGGGACGCTGATCAGCGCTTACTTCATCCTGGCCGCCAACTCGTTCATGCAGCACCCGGTCGGTTATGAGTTCAACCCGCAGACCCAGCGGGCGGAGATGAACGACATCGGCCAAGTCCTCTTCCAGCCGCTGGCCGTCATCACGTTCACCCACGTCATCACGATGTCCTTCATGGTCGCGGGCCTGTTCGTGGCCGGCATCTCCGCATGGGTGCTGTTCAAGGGCCGCGCGACCGACGTGATGCGCTCCACCCTCAAGCTGGGCGCCATCACGACGATCGTGGCCTTCATCGGGGTCGGGCTGACCGGCGACATGCAGGCCACCAAGATGGTCGAGATCCAGCCGATGAAGATGTCCGCGGCGGAGGCGCTGTGGGAGTCCGCGGCGCCGGCGCCGTTCAGCGTGTTCACCATCGGGACCCTGGACGGTTCCGAGGAGGTCTTCAGCCTCACCATCCCGCACGGGCTGTCCCTGCTGGCCACCCACAGCTGGGACGGTGAGGTGCAGGGCATCAACCAGTTGGAGGCGCAGTACCAGGAGCAGTTCGGCGAGCAGTTCGGCCTCGACAGCTACAAGCCCAACATCCCGATGGCCTACTGGAACTTCCGGATCATGATGGGTGCCGGTTTCGTCGGCGTGCTCATCGCGATATGGCTGCTGTGGGTCACCCGCAAGGGCCGGACCCCGACAACCAAGTGGTTCCCACGGCTGGCGCTGTTCGGTATCGCCATGCCGTTGCTGGGATCGTCGACCGGCTGGATCTTCACGGAGATGGGGCGACAGCCGTGGGTGGTCTTCGGTCTGATGCCGACCTCCATGGGTGTCAGTCCCACCGTCTCGGCGCTACAGGTGTGGATCTCGGTGGTCGTCTTCACGCTGCTGTACGGGGCGCTGGCGGTGGTCGAGGTCGGCCTGCTGATGAGGGCGGTGAAGATCGGGCCACCCGATTCCGTCGAGCACACCTATCCGGACAAGGTCGGCGAAGACCGGCCGCTGACCGTGACCTACTGA
- a CDS encoding DNA glycosylase has translation MPEGDAVRRSAQTLDRALAGRVLVEADLRVPRFATVDLRDQCVVGTEAVGKHLLTRTDAGLTLHSHRRMEGKWVTGPADLRTGPGHQIRVVLRTADTAAIGVRLAMVEVAPTAQESRWVGHLGPDILADEFDPAMGLPAGRPVVEALLDQRVIAGLGTMWAAELAFAAGTSPYAPVGEVDLAPALAGIRGQMQASVTGRRPRMAVFERAGQPCRVCGTVVRSGRVGRPPRDRITYWCPTCQPG, from the coding sequence ATGCCGGAGGGTGATGCGGTGCGCCGTAGCGCACAGACGCTCGATCGCGCGCTTGCCGGCCGGGTACTGGTCGAGGCCGACCTGCGCGTGCCGCGCTTCGCCACGGTGGACCTGCGCGACCAGTGCGTAGTCGGTACCGAGGCGGTGGGCAAGCACCTGCTCACCCGCACCGACGCGGGGCTGACCCTGCACAGCCACCGTCGCATGGAGGGCAAGTGGGTGACGGGGCCGGCGGACCTGCGCACCGGGCCGGGCCACCAGATCCGGGTCGTCCTGCGCACCGCCGACACCGCAGCCATCGGGGTGCGCCTGGCGATGGTGGAGGTTGCTCCGACGGCGCAGGAGTCGCGATGGGTGGGCCATCTCGGCCCGGACATCCTCGCCGACGAGTTCGACCCGGCCATGGGTCTGCCTGCCGGCCGACCGGTGGTCGAGGCCCTGCTGGACCAACGCGTGATCGCCGGGCTGGGCACGATGTGGGCCGCCGAACTCGCGTTCGCCGCCGGGACCTCCCCGTACGCCCCGGTCGGGGAGGTCGACCTCGCGCCCGCACTGGCCGGGATCCGTGGGCAGATGCAGGCCTCGGTCACCGGGCGGCGGCCCCGGATGGCGGTGTTCGAGCGCGCCGGTCAACCGTGCCGGGTCTGCGGGACCGTGGTGCGCAGCGGCCGCGTCGGCCGCCCCCCGCGCGACCGCATCACGTACTGGTGTCCCACCTGCCAGCCGGGGTGA